The Streptomyces pactum genome contains a region encoding:
- a CDS encoding SpoIIE family protein phosphatase, protein MRTGEPLPEVGDVLAALATGLWHWDTAAGEVTVDAEAARLLGLLAEPARLTEAQVRARLHPVDWNEITGVVQLAAAEGTLAEVRIRIMDEQGHIVRIVRSRSKPSFDPVRKAYELIGTLQEVAEPTPGTPAGRSAVTGDWRRSREAFLLDAGRALAEARSTEEVLRVAAGLSMPGFSPDGLAVFGVSGERLTVIGHHGQPQNDMNPFVNMPLETDYPAAEVVRTGRAVYLSSPGQYRSRYPLTWPLAERFGRRSWAFLPLTVAGRTMGAWMAAFAYPVAFTPDERSVLTTVARMLAQALSRAGAAETQRELTDGLQRSLLPVLGPQIPGMDVAARYVPTGGGLQVGGDWYDMIRLPGGRFALVIGDVQGHDVRAAGLMGQLRIALRAYAAEGHRPDAVLSRASHFFHDLAQSDDDPGDMRFATCYYAEVDPATGTVESARAGHLDPVVRMSDGTALVLATAGGLPLGIDPDSDYPITRLAMEPGDTLMLCTDGLVETGGHDLQTGWHRLRVILEQHDGGLEELADALVQAVHGPSSHHTTGPLADRREDDIALVLLCRQGDGCGCGDSTVARPSVRRTMLTIAQAEPARIATARQHLRDLLHDWPSEEQRDAAVLLLSEMLTNVLVHTDADALLVAEVVGEPGERVIRVEVTDSGDDLPHKRRPGEMASSGRGLMLIELLADAWGVAPRGEGKSIWYEVYESAGPEDGPGDGLGPVGDPEAA, encoded by the coding sequence ATGCGCACTGGTGAGCCCCTGCCCGAGGTGGGGGACGTCCTTGCCGCTCTGGCGACCGGTCTGTGGCACTGGGACACCGCGGCGGGGGAAGTCACGGTCGACGCGGAGGCGGCCCGCCTGCTCGGGCTGCTCGCGGAACCGGCCAGGCTCACCGAGGCCCAGGTGCGGGCCCGGCTGCACCCGGTGGACTGGAACGAGATCACCGGGGTGGTCCAGCTCGCCGCCGCCGAGGGCACCCTCGCCGAGGTCCGGATCCGGATCATGGACGAGCAGGGCCACATCGTCCGGATCGTGCGCAGCCGCTCCAAGCCGTCGTTCGACCCCGTGCGCAAGGCCTACGAGCTGATCGGCACCCTCCAGGAGGTCGCCGAGCCGACACCGGGCACCCCCGCCGGGCGCAGCGCGGTCACCGGCGACTGGCGCCGCTCGCGGGAGGCGTTCCTCCTGGACGCGGGCCGGGCGCTGGCCGAGGCGCGGTCCACCGAGGAGGTGCTGCGGGTCGCGGCGGGTCTGTCGATGCCGGGATTCTCCCCGGACGGGCTCGCGGTGTTCGGGGTCTCCGGCGAGCGCCTGACGGTCATCGGCCACCACGGACAGCCGCAGAACGACATGAACCCGTTCGTGAACATGCCGCTGGAGACGGACTACCCCGCCGCCGAGGTGGTCCGCACCGGCCGCGCCGTCTATCTCTCCTCCCCCGGGCAGTACCGGTCCCGCTACCCCCTCACCTGGCCGCTCGCCGAGCGCTTCGGCCGTCGCTCCTGGGCGTTCCTGCCGCTGACCGTGGCGGGCCGCACGATGGGCGCCTGGATGGCCGCCTTCGCCTACCCGGTGGCGTTCACACCGGACGAACGGTCGGTGCTGACCACCGTGGCGCGGATGCTGGCGCAGGCCCTGTCCCGGGCGGGCGCCGCCGAGACCCAGCGGGAGCTGACCGACGGACTGCAGCGCTCCCTGCTGCCCGTGCTCGGCCCGCAGATCCCCGGCATGGACGTCGCCGCCCGCTACGTCCCCACCGGCGGCGGTCTCCAGGTCGGCGGCGACTGGTACGACATGATCCGGTTGCCCGGAGGCCGCTTCGCGCTGGTCATCGGCGACGTCCAGGGGCACGACGTACGCGCGGCCGGGCTGATGGGCCAGTTGCGCATCGCCCTGCGCGCCTACGCCGCCGAGGGCCACCGCCCCGACGCGGTGCTCTCCCGCGCCTCCCACTTCTTCCACGACCTCGCCCAGTCCGACGACGACCCCGGGGACATGCGCTTCGCGACCTGCTACTACGCCGAGGTCGACCCCGCGACCGGCACCGTGGAGAGCGCCCGCGCCGGGCACCTGGACCCGGTGGTGCGCATGTCGGACGGGACGGCGCTGGTCCTCGCCACGGCGGGCGGCCTGCCCCTCGGCATCGACCCGGACTCCGACTACCCGATCACGCGGCTCGCCATGGAGCCCGGGGACACCCTGATGCTGTGCACGGACGGCCTGGTGGAGACCGGCGGCCACGACCTGCAGACCGGCTGGCACCGCCTCCGCGTCATCCTGGAGCAGCACGACGGCGGCCTGGAGGAGCTGGCCGACGCGCTGGTCCAGGCCGTGCACGGGCCGTCCTCGCACCACACCACCGGCCCGCTCGCCGACCGGCGGGAGGACGACATCGCCCTGGTGCTGCTGTGCCGGCAGGGCGATGGCTGCGGCTGCGGCGACAGCACCGTCGCCAGGCCCTCGGTGCGCCGCACCATGCTGACGATCGCGCAGGCCGAGCCCGCGCGGATCGCCACCGCCCGGCAGCATCTGCGCGACCTGCTGCACGACTGGCCCAGCGAGGAGCAGCGGGACGCCGCGGTGCTCCTGCTCTCCGAGATGCTGACCAACGTCCTGGTGCACACCGACGCCGACGCCCTGCTGGTCGCCGAGGTCGTCGGGGAGCCGGGTGAGCGGGTGATCCGGGTGGAGGTCACCGACAGCGGCGACGACCTGCCGCACAAGCGCCGGCCGGGGGAGATGGCGTCCTCCGGGCGCGGCCTGATGCTGATCGAGCTGCTCGCGGACGCGTGGGGAGTCGCCCCGCGCGGCGAGGGCAAGAGCATCTGGTACGAGGTCTACGAGTCCGCCGGACCGGAGGACGGCCCCGGAGACGGCCTCGGCCCCGTCGGCGACCCGGAGGCGGCGTAA
- a CDS encoding AI-2E family transporter yields the protein MQLLPGPVRRFAAWCVVILLASGVVYVAIRLCVEFRTAVTPALLALLGTALLRPLHKWLVKAHVQRSLAAGLTCVAVVAVVGGAVYIVVSALIETGDQIIASLRHAAKGITDHFGAAGTSLDDIASNARELLGKFGGTAASGVVTGISVVGEMLAMAVLALLLVFFFLRDSDRAAGTVRALAPPGGADMVEAMSRRAFGAVEGFMRGTTLIALIDAVCITVGLLVLRVPGAIGLGALVFVGAYIPYLGAFISGAVAVLVALADRGFVIALWALGVVLAVQVLEGHVLQPVIQSRTVQMHPAIVLLALTAGASVAGILGMLLAVPLTAAAFGVVHELQTRYAASGSPTGPRPSPGPSSGPADS from the coding sequence GTGCAGCTCCTTCCCGGTCCGGTCCGTCGGTTCGCCGCCTGGTGCGTCGTCATCCTGCTCGCCAGCGGCGTCGTGTACGTCGCGATCCGGCTCTGCGTCGAGTTCCGCACCGCGGTGACGCCGGCGCTGCTGGCGCTGCTCGGCACCGCACTGCTCAGACCGCTGCACAAGTGGCTGGTGAAGGCGCACGTGCAGCGGTCGCTGGCCGCCGGACTCACCTGTGTCGCCGTCGTCGCCGTGGTCGGCGGGGCCGTGTACATCGTGGTGTCCGCGCTCATCGAGACGGGCGACCAGATCATCGCCTCGCTCCGGCACGCGGCCAAGGGGATCACCGACCATTTCGGAGCGGCCGGGACCTCGCTGGACGACATCGCGTCCAACGCGCGGGAGCTGCTGGGCAAGTTCGGCGGCACGGCGGCCTCCGGGGTGGTCACCGGGATCAGCGTCGTCGGCGAGATGCTGGCCATGGCCGTACTCGCCCTGCTGCTCGTCTTCTTCTTCCTGCGCGACTCCGACCGCGCCGCCGGCACGGTGCGGGCCCTCGCTCCGCCCGGCGGCGCCGACATGGTCGAGGCGATGTCCCGGCGGGCCTTCGGGGCCGTCGAGGGCTTCATGCGGGGCACCACCCTCATCGCCCTCATCGACGCGGTCTGCATCACCGTGGGGCTGCTCGTCCTGCGCGTCCCCGGTGCCATCGGGCTCGGCGCGCTGGTCTTCGTCGGCGCCTACATCCCCTACCTCGGCGCGTTCATCTCCGGAGCCGTCGCGGTGCTGGTCGCGCTGGCCGACCGCGGGTTCGTCATCGCGCTGTGGGCCCTGGGGGTGGTCCTGGCCGTGCAGGTGCTGGAGGGGCACGTGCTCCAGCCGGTGATCCAGAGCCGGACCGTGCAGATGCACCCGGCGATCGTGCTGCTGGCGCTCACGGCGGGGGCTTCGGTGGCGGGCATCCTCGGGATGCTCCTCGCCGTTCCGCTCACCGCCGCGGCGTTCGGGGTCGTCCACGAGCTCCAGACGCGTTACGCCGCCTCCGGGTCGCCGACGGGGCCGAGGCCGTCTCCGGGGCCGTCCTCCGGTCCGGCGGACTCGTAG
- a CDS encoding glycosyltransferase family 39 protein, which translates to MRLRTASMPVPLWRPPVWPVPVLWTLALGLWGLSRQHSVWRDEAATWQVARRPAADIWHMLGQVDVVHGLYYLLMHGLFACFGPGTTTLRLPSVLAMAVAAACVTVIGHRLAGVWAGLGGGLALGLLPAVQFYLQEGRPYALTAAGAGISTLLLVTLLQGRGRTAHWAGYAGAVLVCGLLNWLSLLILPAHAATLLWTRAGRDTWARWAVASAAAAAGVLPLILFSRQQSRQVSWIPSLTWHMLIGPAVLLTIGAVGALLNRPKAGRLSVAAVGLPLLAVPQLALAGLSLIRPLFLDRYVLFSMLGLALLVGAGLSAAVRAVGPRYPRASSWLVPAVVAVAVVALLPQSLAKRSPASRVDDVLASAADVRRLKRPGDAVVFIPAARRDAALVCPADFAGLRDVALEESPVASGTLKGVEAGPARIRTAMLAQRRILLVTDAPGVARPRSAGRDKAKAAVLEEYFTVVADEQVRGRRLTVYERRSRADGVAR; encoded by the coding sequence ATGCGTTTGCGGACCGCCTCCATGCCCGTTCCGCTGTGGCGTCCGCCGGTCTGGCCGGTCCCGGTGCTGTGGACCCTCGCCCTCGGCCTGTGGGGGCTGTCCCGGCAGCACAGCGTGTGGCGGGACGAGGCCGCGACCTGGCAGGTGGCCCGGCGGCCGGCCGCCGACATATGGCACATGCTCGGCCAGGTCGATGTCGTGCACGGGCTCTACTACCTGCTGATGCACGGCCTCTTCGCATGCTTCGGGCCCGGCACGACGACCCTGCGGCTGCCCTCCGTGCTGGCCATGGCGGTGGCGGCCGCCTGTGTGACGGTCATCGGCCACAGGCTGGCCGGAGTCTGGGCGGGCCTGGGCGGCGGCCTGGCGTTGGGGCTGCTCCCGGCCGTGCAGTTCTACCTGCAGGAGGGCCGCCCGTACGCGCTGACGGCGGCCGGCGCGGGGATCTCGACGCTGCTGCTGGTGACGCTGCTCCAGGGGCGTGGCCGAACGGCGCACTGGGCGGGCTACGCCGGCGCGGTCCTGGTGTGCGGGCTGCTGAACTGGCTGTCGCTGCTGATCCTGCCCGCGCACGCGGCGACGCTGCTGTGGACGCGGGCCGGACGGGACACCTGGGCGCGCTGGGCGGTGGCCTCGGCGGCCGCCGCGGCCGGTGTCCTGCCGTTGATCCTCTTCAGCCGGCAGCAGTCCCGTCAGGTGTCCTGGATACCTTCGCTGACCTGGCACATGCTGATCGGCCCGGCGGTCCTGCTGACGATCGGCGCCGTCGGTGCCCTGCTGAACCGGCCGAAGGCGGGCCGGTTGTCGGTGGCGGCCGTCGGCCTGCCGCTGCTGGCGGTGCCGCAGCTCGCGCTGGCGGGCCTCTCCCTGATCCGTCCCCTGTTCCTGGACCGCTACGTCCTGTTCAGCATGCTGGGTCTGGCGCTGCTGGTCGGGGCGGGCCTGAGCGCGGCGGTCCGGGCCGTCGGGCCGCGGTACCCGAGGGCGTCGTCGTGGCTCGTACCCGCGGTGGTCGCCGTCGCGGTGGTGGCGTTGTTGCCGCAGTCGCTGGCCAAGCGGTCCCCGGCCAGCCGGGTCGACGACGTCCTGGCGTCAGCGGCGGATGTACGGCGGCTGAAGCGGCCCGGCGACGCGGTGGTCTTCATACCGGCGGCCCGCCGTGACGCCGCGCTGGTCTGCCCCGCAGACTTCGCGGGACTGCGGGACGTCGCGCTCGAGGAGAGCCCCGTGGCGTCCGGGACGCTGAAGGGGGTGGAGGCCGGTCCGGCCCGGATACGGACCGCGATGCTGGCACAGCGGCGCATCCTGCTGGTCACCGACGCGCCCGGGGTGGCCCGGCCGCGGTCGGCGGGGCGGGACAAGGCCAAGGCCGCGGTACTGGAGGAGTACTTCACCGTGGTGGCGGACGAGCAGGTCCGCGGGCGACGGCTGACGGTGTACGAGCGGCGGTCGCGGGCCGACGGGGTGGCGCGCTGA
- a CDS encoding ABC transporter ATP-binding protein, giving the protein MIEIVKLTKTFGTRTLWSGVTVNADRGRMLALVGPSGSGKSTLLNCVGLLDSPTAGEIRHEGADITRFGRQEARRFRRDTLGYLFQNYALIDNATVADNLEVSLSTRRARREKSGARIAEALERVGLAGREKERVHRLSGGEQQRVALARLLVKKPSLVLADEPTGALDHANATAVVDILREMSDAGCAVVIATHDDRVRDRCDSVFAVHEKSL; this is encoded by the coding sequence GTGATCGAGATCGTGAAGCTGACGAAGACCTTCGGCACCCGCACCCTGTGGTCCGGTGTCACCGTCAACGCCGACCGCGGCCGCATGCTGGCCCTCGTCGGACCCAGCGGATCGGGGAAGTCCACCCTCCTCAACTGCGTCGGCCTCCTCGACAGTCCGACCGCCGGAGAAATCCGTCACGAGGGCGCCGACATCACCCGGTTCGGCCGGCAGGAGGCCCGTCGGTTCCGCCGTGACACCCTCGGCTACCTCTTCCAGAACTACGCGCTGATCGACAACGCCACCGTCGCCGACAACCTGGAGGTCTCGCTCAGCACGCGGCGGGCCCGGCGGGAGAAGAGCGGCGCGCGCATCGCGGAGGCCCTGGAGCGTGTCGGTCTGGCGGGCCGGGAAAAGGAGAGGGTCCACCGGCTCAGCGGCGGCGAACAGCAGCGTGTGGCGCTCGCCCGGCTCCTCGTGAAAAAGCCCTCCCTGGTACTGGCCGACGAGCCGACCGGCGCCCTCGACCACGCCAACGCGACCGCGGTCGTCGACATCCTCCGCGAGATGAGCGACGCCGGATGCGCCGTGGTCATCGCCACCCATGACGACCGCGTCCGTGACCGCTGCGACTCCGTTTTCGCCGTCCACGAGAAATCCCTGTGA
- a CDS encoding bacteriocin-associated integral membrane family protein: MLHRGIKFVHAAVLVTSAMMAFLFVRGLDEQLVLGNSAQVWVFASDDSASGARVAREIAAFSDEHAVSVAREVPDARNPDGLRHLYLASGDPRSDAASWQYGGYPDFSRHLDTRVHPITEIGQRDPRGFYYVFGPPEAADALVAEFTGLGLSASVRHPLSAGELALAFSGDDLFWTFWVVALAAATMTGASVLLSAKAYGVLRLQGKSVRDLLVRDLGRLAGFWSITVCAVAAATVALLGLYNGLARAGLFASVAGILAGLLVVLVLVTHAGALVLLSRVGIPRALKGELPARAALIATYLVRVPALLLALAIAMDVALAGQNVVARQDTQGTYARAGDAVTIRLNGSLVGEEKEVVTQVGGWLRRADAAGEIIVAGRRDLQDVSSDVRLPQGELLVVNETFLARQPVLDSTGRRYTALPRDGENADAPAVRLIVPDSLARHTADIRAGIPDVFGRLAPDVRRALEVKSLRARNGQRLFGYNPGSLSPNTAHRPDDDRSLVRDPVLVVVPNGSRFLSDDTYTAFASQEGIVFPDPDDALEAIAADRNGLRTYVTSVRPVGQNAALRLRDAVNGFRLQLFNLVAAAAVLLITGVGVCMLHARRRAQTIFVRHISGWRFTANHRSVLTAEGILAVLLTCWVPVQAWRQNQELAEFTARGIPAPFPAVQTTASDFAVIAGLVAVQVCAVLVALGVFHRRVVKEGAAGS; the protein is encoded by the coding sequence ATGCTCCACCGAGGTATCAAATTCGTCCACGCCGCCGTGCTGGTCACCTCCGCGATGATGGCCTTCCTGTTCGTGCGGGGCCTGGACGAGCAGTTGGTGCTGGGCAATTCGGCGCAGGTCTGGGTGTTCGCCTCCGACGACTCCGCGAGCGGCGCTCGGGTCGCCCGCGAGATCGCCGCGTTCTCGGACGAGCACGCGGTCTCGGTGGCTCGTGAGGTCCCCGACGCGAGAAACCCCGACGGGCTGCGGCACCTCTATCTGGCCTCGGGCGACCCGCGGTCCGACGCCGCCTCGTGGCAGTACGGCGGCTACCCGGACTTCAGCAGGCACCTCGACACGCGAGTGCATCCGATCACCGAGATCGGGCAGCGTGACCCGCGGGGCTTCTACTACGTTTTCGGACCGCCCGAGGCCGCTGACGCGTTGGTCGCCGAGTTCACCGGACTGGGCCTGAGCGCGAGCGTGCGGCACCCGCTCTCGGCCGGCGAACTGGCCCTCGCATTCTCGGGCGACGACCTGTTCTGGACCTTCTGGGTGGTCGCCCTCGCCGCGGCGACGATGACCGGCGCGAGCGTACTGCTGAGTGCCAAGGCGTACGGAGTGCTGCGCCTGCAGGGCAAGTCCGTGCGGGACCTGCTCGTTCGCGACCTCGGACGGCTGGCGGGTTTCTGGTCGATCACCGTCTGCGCGGTGGCGGCCGCTACGGTGGCCCTCCTCGGCCTCTACAACGGTCTCGCCCGGGCGGGGCTGTTCGCGTCGGTGGCCGGGATCCTCGCCGGCCTGCTCGTGGTCCTGGTGCTGGTCACGCACGCGGGCGCGCTCGTGCTGCTCTCCAGGGTCGGGATACCGCGCGCCCTCAAGGGGGAGCTGCCCGCGCGGGCGGCGCTCATCGCCACGTACCTGGTCCGTGTCCCGGCGTTGCTGCTCGCTCTCGCCATCGCCATGGACGTGGCGCTCGCGGGGCAGAACGTCGTGGCCCGGCAGGACACCCAGGGCACCTACGCCCGGGCGGGCGACGCCGTCACCATCCGCCTCAACGGCAGCTTGGTGGGCGAGGAGAAGGAGGTCGTCACCCAGGTGGGCGGGTGGCTGCGCCGCGCCGACGCCGCGGGCGAGATCATCGTCGCCGGCCGCCGTGACCTCCAGGACGTCTCCTCCGACGTCCGTCTTCCGCAGGGCGAACTGCTCGTCGTCAACGAGACCTTCCTCGCCCGGCAGCCGGTCCTCGACTCGACCGGACGGCGGTACACCGCACTGCCGCGGGACGGGGAGAACGCGGACGCCCCCGCGGTCCGGCTCATCGTCCCCGACTCCCTCGCCCGCCACACGGCGGACATCCGCGCGGGCATCCCCGACGTGTTCGGACGACTCGCACCGGATGTCCGCCGCGCGCTCGAGGTGAAGTCGCTGCGGGCGAGGAACGGCCAGCGCCTCTTCGGCTACAACCCCGGCAGTCTGAGCCCCAACACGGCCCATCGCCCGGACGACGACCGGTCCTTGGTGCGCGACCCGGTCCTCGTCGTGGTCCCCAACGGTTCGCGATTCCTCTCCGACGACACCTACACCGCGTTCGCCAGCCAGGAGGGAATCGTCTTTCCCGACCCCGACGACGCCCTGGAAGCGATCGCGGCGGACAGGAACGGACTGCGGACCTACGTGACATCCGTGCGTCCGGTCGGGCAGAACGCCGCACTGAGACTCAGGGACGCGGTGAACGGCTTCCGGCTGCAGCTCTTCAATCTCGTCGCGGCCGCGGCCGTGCTCCTCATCACCGGCGTCGGGGTCTGCATGCTGCACGCGCGCCGGCGTGCCCAGACCATCTTCGTCCGGCACATCAGCGGCTGGAGATTCACCGCGAACCATCGCTCCGTCCTGACCGCCGAGGGGATTCTCGCCGTCCTCCTCACCTGCTGGGTCCCCGTCCAGGCCTGGCGGCAGAACCAGGAGCTGGCGGAATTCACCGCCCGCGGCATCCCCGCTCCCTTCCCGGCCGTCCAGACGACCGCGTCGGACTTCGCCGTCATCGCCGGTCTCGTCGCCGTCCAGGTCTGCGCCGTGCTGGTCGCCCTCGGGGTGTTCCACCGCCGCGTCGTCAAGGAGGGGGCGGCCGGTTCATGA
- a CDS encoding lactococcin 972 family bacteriocin produces the protein MKNGLKAAAAAGAIVMAVATPALAKSVDVSGGRWSYDVGANYAYSNFYHSVNYHSSSVHGKSWAYSGCTANKKWSKASVEKSSIHVNSAHYDAAC, from the coding sequence ATGAAGAACGGTCTCAAGGCCGCAGCCGCCGCCGGTGCCATCGTCATGGCCGTCGCCACCCCCGCGCTGGCCAAGTCGGTCGACGTCAGTGGCGGCCGGTGGAGCTATGACGTGGGCGCGAACTACGCCTACTCGAACTTCTATCACAGCGTCAACTACCACTCGTCCTCCGTGCACGGGAAAAGCTGGGCCTACAGCGGCTGCACCGCGAACAAGAAGTGGTCCAAGGCCTCGGTGGAGAAGTCGAGCATTCACGTCAACAGCGCTCACTACGACGCCGCCTGCTGA
- a CDS encoding ankyrin repeat domain-containing protein translates to MKQRQQKKLSRHLFEAILLGDTARVRTMLRAGADPERADGEGTLPLYEAAVSGKTEIVRLLLDSGASPDAESGGIGAEGTPLCAAACWGHTETVRELLAHGADAGLREDHGTGRSPLDWANEGPHPETAALLIAAGAAPRTAGG, encoded by the coding sequence ATGAAGCAGCGGCAGCAGAAGAAACTTTCCCGCCACCTCTTCGAAGCGATTCTGCTGGGCGACACCGCCCGAGTGCGGACGATGCTGCGGGCCGGTGCGGACCCCGAGCGGGCCGACGGCGAGGGCACCCTCCCCCTGTACGAGGCCGCCGTGAGCGGGAAGACCGAGATCGTGCGTCTGCTGCTGGACTCGGGCGCCTCCCCCGACGCCGAGAGCGGGGGAATCGGCGCGGAGGGCACTCCGTTGTGCGCGGCGGCGTGCTGGGGGCACACGGAGACCGTGCGGGAGTTGCTGGCGCACGGAGCCGATGCGGGGCTCCGAGAGGATCACGGCACCGGCCGTTCCCCCCTGGACTGGGCGAACGAGGGCCCGCACCCCGAGACCGCCGCCCTCCTGATCGCGGCGGGGGCGGCGCCCCGCACGGCGGGCGGGTAG
- a CDS encoding pirin family protein: MPAVTVENPLTLPRVSAPADAVARPVLTVTTAPSGFEGEGFPVRRAFAGINYRHLDPFIMMDQMGEVEYQPGEPKGTPWHPHRGFETVTYIIDGIFDHQDSNGGGGTITNGDTQWMTAGSGLLHIEAPPEQLVMSGGLFHGLQLWVNLPARDKMMAPRYQDIRSGSVQLLTSPDGGALLRVIAGELDGHEGPGITHTPITMVHATLAPGAELTLPWREDFNGLAYVMAGRGSVGAERRPVHLGQTAVFGAGGSLTVRADGKQDSHTPDLEVVLLGGQPIREPMAHYGPFVMNTREELQQAFEDFQKGRLGTVPAVHGMTEGGL; this comes from the coding sequence ATGCCTGCAGTGACCGTCGAGAACCCGTTGACGCTGCCCCGTGTATCCGCACCAGCCGACGCCGTCGCACGTCCCGTGCTCACCGTCACGACCGCGCCCAGCGGTTTCGAGGGCGAGGGCTTCCCGGTTCGCCGCGCGTTCGCCGGGATCAACTACCGCCACCTCGACCCGTTCATCATGATGGACCAGATGGGTGAGGTCGAGTATCAGCCCGGGGAGCCGAAAGGGACCCCGTGGCACCCCCACCGCGGCTTCGAAACCGTCACGTACATCATCGACGGGATCTTCGACCACCAGGACTCCAACGGCGGCGGCGGCACCATCACCAACGGCGACACCCAGTGGATGACGGCGGGCTCCGGCCTGCTGCACATCGAGGCGCCCCCGGAGCAGCTCGTCATGTCCGGCGGGCTCTTCCACGGCCTCCAACTGTGGGTGAACCTCCCGGCCAGGGACAAGATGATGGCCCCCAGGTACCAGGACATCCGCAGTGGCTCCGTCCAACTGCTCACCTCCCCCGACGGCGGCGCGCTGCTGCGTGTCATCGCCGGTGAGCTGGACGGCCACGAGGGCCCCGGCATCACGCACACGCCGATCACGATGGTCCACGCGACGCTGGCACCCGGCGCGGAGCTCACCCTGCCGTGGCGGGAGGACTTCAACGGCCTGGCGTACGTGATGGCCGGACGCGGGTCGGTGGGCGCCGAGCGGCGCCCGGTCCACCTGGGGCAGACCGCCGTCTTCGGGGCCGGCGGCTCGCTGACCGTCCGCGCGGACGGGAAGCAGGACTCCCACACGCCCGACCTGGAGGTCGTGCTGCTCGGCGGGCAGCCGATCCGGGAGCCGATGGCGCACTACGGGCCGTTCGTCATGAACACCCGCGAGGAACTCCAGCAGGCCTTCGAGGACTTCCAGAAGGGGCGCCTGGGGACGGTCCCGGCGGTTCACGGGATGACCGAGGGCGGCCTGTAG
- a CDS encoding SseB family protein has translation MYGYDQTAGQQQQQYAPPQQPMSGGYGQQQQPPLYPEPSPPSLADAVRAFTTGQMSAEDFQQIFATSKVYCPRGDNPGFLALHNTQQPVIPMFTGLKELRRYAGKESKYFVITGAEVIDLLPTGYGFVLDMEGEHRMVFDAKAVEQMVDFAMRRMYG, from the coding sequence ATGTACGGCTACGACCAGACCGCGGGCCAACAGCAGCAGCAGTACGCCCCGCCGCAGCAGCCGATGTCCGGCGGGTACGGGCAGCAGCAGCAGCCGCCGCTGTACCCCGAGCCGTCCCCGCCCTCGCTCGCGGACGCGGTGCGCGCCTTCACCACCGGCCAGATGTCGGCCGAGGACTTCCAGCAGATCTTCGCGACCTCGAAGGTCTACTGCCCGCGCGGTGACAACCCGGGCTTCCTCGCGCTGCACAACACCCAGCAGCCGGTGATCCCGATGTTCACGGGGCTCAAGGAGCTGCGCCGATACGCGGGCAAGGAGTCCAAGTACTTCGTGATCACGGGCGCCGAGGTGATCGATCTGCTGCCGACCGGCTACGGATTCGTACTCGACATGGAGGGTGAGCACCGGATGGTGTTCGACGCGAAGGCTGTCGAACAGATGGTCGATTTCGCGATGCGCCGCATGTATGGCTAG